In the genome of Flavobacteriaceae bacterium YJPT1-3, the window GGGAAAGCTAAACAGCGCCATAAGGGCCAAATACCCACTGGCTCCCCCGTGGCCCACACTGGCGTATAGGAAGGAGAGCACCGGCAATACAGCCAGAAATAGCACGAGAAGAGTTGTATCTAGCTCCATAGTTCCTGGTTTAGAGCAAGCAAAGCCTTCAATTCTTTTTCACTCTGTGCAAGCAAACGCTCAAAAAATTTCAATAGTTCCAATCCGTAGGGAGTCACCCGGGCTCCTCCGCCACCGGCACCGCCTTTCTGTAGCTGAACGACCTCACGAGGCGATAACTCATTGATCTTATTGATGAGGCGCCAGGTCTTGCGATACGAGATCCCGGTTTTTTTGGAGGCTCCATTCAACGAACCCGTTTCCTGGATGGCGCGTAGCAATTGTACGTGTCCTTTCCCCATATACTTGGCCCCGTCCATCTCGAGCCATACCCGATTTCTAATTTGAACTTCCATAGGGCAAGAGTAGTAGTTCGACAAGACTTCCTGCAGCGCAATGGGTGCTGCTTTCGGGTATATAGGCTAAGGCATTCGCTTTCGCGAAAGTGATTAGCGTAGCAGAGCTTTGGTAATCCAGGAGGTGTACTTTTCTGTCCTGAATTCGGGCTTTGAGGAAGAGGGCTCTTCCAAAGCTATTTTTGAAAGCTGCTGCGAGGGGCAATTTAATACGCAATAAGCCCGCTGATTGTACCTGTTGCCAGCGATTGAGGAAGGGGAGCACATAAACGTAAAAACAGGTTAACGTGGAGGCCGGATTCCCGGGTAAAGCGAAGACGAATTGATTTTTGCGCCGCCCGAAAAACAGGGGTTTCCCTGGTTTTTGCCTGACTTTATAAAAGAGTTCGCGAACCTTCAACTCATTTAAGGCCTGCCCCACAAAATCGTAATCTCCCACAGATATACCCCCGGAAAGGAGCACCAAATCACTTTGATCAAGGGCTTTTTTTAAGGTGTCTCGAGTAGCTTTCAAAGTATCTTTCACCTTGAGTTTAAGGATGGGAATAATGCCGAACTGTTTAAGGGCTGCTTCGAGAACCTGACCATTACTTTCATAGATCTGACCCGGCTGCAAGGGCATGCCCGGCTCCACCAACTCATCACCGGTTACCAGGATACTGATCCGGGGAGGGGCGGACACCTCAATTTGTTCCAGTCCCAGACTGCGAAAAAGTCCGATACTGGCCGGGGTGATTACATGTCCTTTTTGGAGCGGTACGCTGCCTTTTTTGATCTGACTGCCGGCCGTTCGAATTTGTTCACCCGGTTCCGGCTGATGCAGCAGTTCAATTTGATTATTCGTTTTTTTTGTTTTCTCCTGCATGATCACGGCATTAGCCGATTCCGGAACCGGTGCTCCGGTGAAAATCCTTACTGCTTCTCCCAGTTTCAGTGCAAAGGTGGAGGAGGAGCCGGCTTGAATTTCGCCAACGAGCTTGTACTGGGAAGAACCGTTTAAGTGTAAGGCATACCCATCCATGATCGATTGACGGAAAGGAGGAAGGTCGATTGGAGCGGTCAAATCCTGAGCCAGCACATGACCTACAGTCTGATTCACTGCCAACTTGATCCTTTTGGAAGCAGGGAGCTCCTGTTCATACAGGATGCGAAGAGCGTGTTCTACAGTGATCATCGTGAAGCGTTATGCATGTGTGAATATAACGAAATTTTGGCACTCATGATCTCCTCTGATCCCATTATAGTTAAATTGTGGGGGAGGTATTTTTATAAGCATTTGAAAGAAGCGAAATTTGCAATAACAAAAACAAAGAAGTGGAACGCTATTTAAGAGGTTTTGTTGAGGCCATCCTCGGGACTTTAGACTGGACCTGGAAATCCATTGTTTTTGAAGTGCCCTGGTATACCAATTACTTTTGGGGTCTGGTGATCATTTCTCTACTGGTCTGGGCTTTAGAAATCGCTTTTCCCTGGCGGAAAGAGCAGTCGATCTTTAGAAAAGACTTTTGGCTGGATGCGGCTTATATGTTCTTTAATTTTTTTCTCTTCGCCATCGTCATTAGTGGGGTGTACCGCATTCTTGAAATCGCTTTCGCCGATTTGGGGGTTACGGCCCAATCGATCGCCCTCTTCAATCCGGATGCCTGGCCCATGGCCGTACAGTTGCTGGTGTTTTTTGTAGTGCTCGATTTTGTACAATGGTTTACGCACATTCTTCTTCATAAGTATCCGGTGCTGTGGCAATTTCATAAAGTGCATCACAGCGTTCAGGAAATGGGCTTTGCTGCACACTTGCGTTATCACTGGATGGAGAATATTCTTTACAAACCCCTCAAGACTTTTGGGGTGATGATCCTATTTGGTTTTGAACCTGCCCAGGCCTTTATTGTGCATTTCGCGGCCATTGCAATAGGTCATTTAAATCACGCCAATATCAAGCTGACCTGGGGACCATTAAAGTATGTACTCAATAACCCGGTCATGCACTTGTATCACCATGCTTATGATCTTCCTCCGGGAACCTATGGGGTCAATTTTGGAATTAGTTTAAGTCTTTGGGACTACCTCTTTCAAACAAACTATCTTCCGGAAGATAGTGGTCGTGTCAAATTGGGCTTTCCCGGAGACGACAACTTTCCCAGAGACTTTCTGCATCAGAATACCTACGGCTTTAGGAAGGAGCAAAAGGATCAAGATCAAACCGGAATAGGAGAATAACGTCAGCAGTAATCAGCAACGAATGGCCTTTTCGTGGTCAACAAGGGACGAAACTTAGGTATAAGCTCGCTCTTGCACTGATTTAAATCATTTCCTAGCCTCCTAGACCCCTCTATTTTTAGGAAAAATGGAAGGGTGGACAATCGATCAATGATGCTGGATCGCGGATTGCGATTTTTTGAGGAAATAGGAGCCCTCTCTTTATTCGCTCAGCGGTATTTCAAAGCTTTATTTTCCAGGCCTTTTGAATTTCAGGAGTTGCTTCGGCAATGCTATGCGGTAGGCAACAAATCGTTACTCCTGGTAGGCGTTACCGGCTTTATTTTAGGACTGGTCTTTACCCTTCAATCCCGGCCCACCCTGCAGGAATTTGGCGCGGTATCCTGGATGCCCTCCATGGTGAGTATTTCTATCGTTCGCGAGATAGGACCTGTGATCACAGCACTGATTTGCGCCGGAAAGGTGGGTTCCGGGATGGGAGCCGAACTGGGTTCTATGCGGGTCACTGAACAGATTGATGCTATGGAAGTTTCAGGCACCAACCCCTTCAAGTATCTTATCGTCACCCGGATCACAGCCACTACATTAATGCTTCCCTTGCTGATCATTTTTGGTGATACCATCGCCTTGTTGGGATCCGCTTTTGTGGAAAACCTGAAAGGCGGCGTCTCCTACACACTCTATTTCAATAAAGTATTTGATGCGCTCTCGTATACTGACCTCATTCCTGCCACCGTAAAATCCTTCTTTTTTGGATTTGTTATTGGCCTAGTAGGATGCTTCAAGGGGTATAATTGTAAAAAAGGCACGGTGGGTGTAGGAGAGGCTTCTAATGCCGCAGTGGTTTATGCTTCTATGCTCCTGTTTATAGTCGATTTCATCGCCGTCTTCGTGTCGGACATTTTCTTTGAGATATGAACGAGCTGAAGACACAACATCCGGTACTGGAGCTGCAGCATTTGAAAAAGCAATTTGGCGATCACGTCGTTTTGGCCGATTTCAACATCAAGCTATTTTCCGGAGAGAATGTGGTAGTGATGGGAAAATCAGGAAGTGGCAAGTCGGTCATGATCAAATGTTTGGTAGGACTCATGGCGGCTGATGGGGGTCTAATCAAAATTAAGGATCAGGTGATCACGCAATTGGATCAGGAAAGTTTGGATGTGCTGCGCACAGAGATTGGATTTTTATTTCAGGGGAGTGCGCTCTATGATTCTATGACGGTTCGAGAGAATCTGGAGTTCCCTTTGAGACGCCATAAAAAGCGATTAAAGATGAAGGAGTCGACTGATTTTTTAGTCCGCGAAGCTCTAAGTAATGTCGGTCTAAGTGATGCTATCGATTTAATGCCGGCAGAACTTTCGGGAGGGATGAAACGCAGGGTCGCCCTGGCAAGGGCATTGATTCTCAAACCCTCCATCATGCTATACGACGAACCTACCACCGGCTTGGATCCCATTACGGCCAAGGAAATTATCAATTTGATGCAAAGTATTCAGCGTGAATACGGGACTTCTTCTTTGATCATTACCCATGATGTGGATTGCGCGCGAGTGATCGCTGATCGGATCGTTCTCTTGGTAGAGGGGGTCAATTATGCAGAGGGGACATTTCAAACGCTATCTAACTCGCAAGACCCCAAGATCAAAGCTTTTTTAAATGATAAGATGATGGAAAAGAAATCTTTTAGGATACGACTCGGTGTATTTGTGGTAATTGGCACACTAGTGCTGATTAGCGCCTTGTATTTTATCGGCAACCGACAACATCTTTTTACTCAAAATATTACAGTTCATGCGCTTTTTACCAATTTAAATGGTCTGCAATTGGGCAATACGGTGAGGTTTTCGGGCATAGACGTAGGTACGGTGAGCGATATTGTCATGCAATCCGACACGCTCATTCTCGTGGAAATGCGCATCAAAGAAAGCACGCGAGAGCATCTTCGAAAAAATGCCATTGCGACCATTGCCTCAGACGGTTTGGTGGGGAATATGTTGATCAGCATACTGCCCGCGGATCACTCGGGTCCTTTTATCAGTCACCAGGATACTTTGGCTACCTATAGCAAGATTAGAACTGATGACATGTTGACGACTCTCAATGCAACCAATGAAAATGCAGCTTTGCTTACTGCAGACCTGCTGGAAATTACGACAGCCATTAAAAATGCGGAAGGCACCTTAGGGATGTTGATTCATGATCCCACCGTGGCAAATAATCTCAAGCAAATGGTTTCCAATTTAAACGGAGCGACCCAAGAGGCAAAAAAGGTAATTCGAGAGGTACAAGAATTCACCAGCCAAATGAATCAGGAATCAGGATTGCTTTATACGCTAACCGGAGATACTCTGGCTAGCAGACAATTTAAAGCTACTCTAGCCAATCTTGAAAAGTCTTCTCATACCATAGTGCAAAGTACCAGTATTATAGATACTCTTTTGCGCGACATGAAAACGGGTCGCGGCGCACTGCACTATCTGACTCAGGATACGGTACTGGTGAGTCGTATAAGAACCACCGTAGATGAAGTCACCAGCAGCAGTCAGAAACTGAATGAGAATTTGGAGGCCATGCGCCACAATTTCTTATTCAGACGCTACTTCAAAAAACAAGAAAGAGCCCAGAAAAAGGACAATTAAATACTTACATCATGACTATTGAACACCTTTCCGATCGTATTGAGGATTATAAAAAAACCATTAAGACAGTAGTTGATAAGCGCTTGTACTGGGATGAAACGGTAAAGCCTTTGCTCTTGTCACTATTAGAGAATCTCTGTAAAACATATCCCATTGGTTGGAGTACACAGCAATTGAAATGGCTTCAAAATACGGAAGCTATCAACATCACTTTTGAATCGTTTCCACCGGAGCTATTGGATTGCACCAATTTAGTTCCTGCTTTTCAGTTTCTTGGAGGAGGCGCCTTGATTTTTTCCCAGTCCTACAGCGGTGATGTGGCCATTTTTATGATTTTGCCAGCCGTTGGTCATGATATTTCAGAGGAATATACGGTGGATCTGGGCATCTACAGACCTTCAGAAGTAGATCAAAAACTAATCATTGAAAAGGTAGATGAGTTTCTAAAACGGATGATCGAATGGGAAGTACCCACTCATCAGAAAAAGTTAGGTTTTTAAAATCTGACCGTCGCTCATCTCAATAATGCGATCGGTTTTTTCGGCAAAATCCAGATCATGCGTTACTACCAGTAGGGATAATTTTTGGGTTGCACTGAGTTCGCGAAATATTTGAAATACGTTCTCCGAATTATAGCTGTCTAAATTTCCTGTGGGCTCATCACCCATGAGGATCGCGGGATCATTGATGAGGGCCCGGGCGATGGCTACACGCTGTTTTTCACCCCCTGACAATTGATAGGCTTTTTTCAACGCCAGATCATGAATGTGCAGGGCTTTCAGTTTTTCCATGGCTCGATGTTCGATCTCTTCCTCACTATACTGCGCCCTTTTTCTTGCGGGTAGCATGACGTTTTCCAAAGCCGTGAATTCAGCCAGCAGGTAGTGAAATTGGAAAACAAATCCTATACTTTGGTTTCGAATTCGGGCAAGTTCGTCAGCCCTCTTGCCCGTGATCAATTCTTCATTGAAATAAAGCTCGCCTGTATAGTCAGTGTCTAAGGTTGACAAGATATAGAGTAGGGTAGACTTACCGCATCCACTTTTTCCCATGATGGAAGCGAATTCACCCGGTGCGATGGAAAAGCTAACGTCTTTAAGTACCTGAAATCGCTTCGGGGACTCAAAAAATTTATTGATATTTTTTGTTCTAAGTACTGATTTCATACTCAGCGTCCTCTGATGATTTCGACCGGATCGATGCGCCGCGCACGCAACGAGGGTAAATACCCGGCGACGCAGGTGGAACCTATAGCAAAAACAATTCCTATGGCGTAAAACACAGGGTTGTGATTGACCGGATAGGTCTCTACCGTAGGTAATGCCGAAGTGTTGAATGGAGTATTGTCAATAAGCACAGAGAGTCCGAGGCCGATCATTAGACCGAGTAGCCCTCCTACGATGCCGATAATTAAAGCCTGACTTAAGAAGATAAACTGCACATCTTTTCCTGAAAATCCGGTTGCTCTCAGGATGGCGATATCATTCATTTTTTCATAGATCAGCATGTTCAGGATGTTGTAAATACCAAATCCGGCCACGATCAATAGCGTAATACTGACCGAGTAGGTAATTAAATTCCTGATGGTCGTTCCCGTTTCGTATTGTGCGTTCGCTGTATTGATATCTACTGCCGTCACCTCATAACGCGCCTCAATACTTTGGGCGTAGGCGTAGGCCTGGTCGATATTCTTAAGGCGTACCTGGATATCCGTGATGTAATTATTGGCCTCACCCAGGACTTGCTGTGCGGTATTCAGCGAAACAAAACTAACTACGTCATCAAGCTCTGCAATTCCGCTCCGGTACAACGCGACAATCTTCATGGCATGAATTCCGCCTGAAGAAGTGGTAATCTGAATCCGATCACCGGGCCGAAGCGCCATTTTTTCAGCAATTCCATATCCCAGGATGATGCCGTTGTTGATTTTGTCAAAAGACTGCAGATTACCGTCAACTACATAATCTCCAAAATTGAAGTGATTTAACTGGTCATCCACCCGGAACCCGGTAAGCGTACCTGCCATTTGAATATCGCCGGAAATATAGAATAGGGGACTGCGGACCTGGGGCGTGGCCACAACAACATCCGGATCTCTGTTTAAATTTTTGAGAAGGGGGAGTGCGTTGTAGATTTGCTTTCGCGAAAGCTTGGGACGTATCGATCTAATCTGATTAAGGCCGTAATAGGTTGGATCTTTCTCTACGGGCTGCTGCTCTGAAGGCTTTATTTCATTGTAGATCTGAATGTCAGGCGTTTGGTTTAGGATCAAGTCATCCAGCATCGTATTGAGGCCGGTCATAAAGCAAACGAGCGTAATGTAAGCGCCAATTCCAAAAGCAACCCCTAAAGTGGCTGTCACCGTCTGCTTGAGCTTACTCAACAAATGCGTTTTGGCAATACTTAAGACCAACCTGGAATGGATCATCGCTCCGGTTTTAAAAGTTGATCTCCAGGCTGGAGTCCTTCAATGATTTCAATGCTGTCCGTTGTTTCTATACCGGTTTGAACGGTTAGCAGCCCATCCGGGGTACGCACCTTGCAGTCGGGCGTTACGTAGGCCTGTGGAATCACGATCGCCTTCTCCTTAGCCTGGATGATGATATTGCCTTCTCCGGACATACCGGAATACAAAGTCTTTGGTGGGTCTACAAAGGAGGCCTCCACCACAAAGGTCTGATTCGTCAAATCTTTTTGGGGATAGATTTTAGAAACGTGGGCTTGAAATACTTGTTCTGGATAAGCATCTAATGCAACCAAAACTTGTTGGTCCAGATTTATTTCTACTATATCGCGTTCATCAATCAACATGCGAATCAAGAAGTTGGAAGCGCTACCCAGGGTGGCCAAAGGCTCCATGGGATTTACGCTCTCTCCGCGCTTTTTATTAACGCTGTATACCAATCCGTCTATTTCACTTTTTACGCTGTAGTCATTGAATATGGAACGCGCACTTTGATAATTATTCCGGGCCTGTTCTAATTGGTTCTGGAGTTCTGCTTTGGTTAAGGCATAGTTGTTTTTTAAGGCACGCCATTGACTTTTAGATCGCTCTAGTTGCAACGCTGAATTTTCCAATTTCGACAACGACCCAATACGCTGTTCCCATAACCGCTTTTGCCTTTCATAATTGAGGGAGTCTAGCTGTACGGCAAATGCTGCCGTTTGTATTTGTTGCTCAATGTCTTCGAGCAAAGCGGCCCCGCCCTCATAGCGTTCAAAGGCAAGATCAACGGCAAGGGAGGCATTGCGAACACTCATTTTGGAATTTATATTGTCAATCTTGAAAAGAGCATCGCCTGGCTTTACCCTTTGATTCTCTTCCACGTAGACCGCGTCTATCGTTCCGTTTACGATCGCATAAGCCTGGTACAAACTATCCGGTACTATGGTGACAGAAGCATATACCGATTCGGAAATAGGTCGTTCCTCTGCCGTAATCGTGTCCTTTTCTTTTTGACAGGAGATCAAAGCGGAACCAAGTAGGAGATGATAAATGATGCGCATCGTTCAAATGTTATGCTCAAAGTTGTTGTTTCTCAACGAGTTCAATTATGACGAGAATCAGTGGAAAGAGAAACTAACGAAGGGATTTTGACTTTTTTCCGAAGCTGAGGTCTCCCGCATCCCCCAATCCGGGAACGATGTATTTCTTCTTACTCAAGTGTTCATCAATGGCGGCTATCCAAAGATGGGTGTTGGAGGGAAAGCTGCGTTCAATGTGCGCTATCCCTTCTCGAGAGCCGATCACGGCGACGAGGTGTATTTCTTTAGCAAGTTGTGCGGTCTGCAGTACTTCATGAACGGTTTCCAAGGTGGTACCCGAAGCAATCATGGGATCGCAAATGATGACGATCTTATCTTTGAGTTCAGGCGCCGCGAGATACTCGACTATGGTTTTGATCGCGTGATCGTCCTGATGCGTCCGATAAGCAGAGATAAAGGCGAGATCAGCCTGAACGAAACAATCTCGTACTCCTTGTTGCAAGGGCAATCCAGCCCTGAGCACAGCACAGATGACAGGAAGGTTTGCAGGAAGGGACATGGTTTTGACACCCAACGGGGTGCGTACGTCTCGTGTAGCATAAGGCAAGGTCTTACTCAATTCATAGCCTAGCGTAAAGCCAATTTTTCGAATATGCTCCGTAAAACGTATACGATCGATTTGTTGCTCTGCCGAACGGAGTTCAGCTACGAATTGCTGGAGCACGGATTGATGCTGTGTAAAGTCGTGGATGATCACCTTAGGCTTCTATGGATTGCGGAAGACTCTTCCGGACCAGATAAAAATCGACTTTCTCACAGCTGTCATCGGCGATACGTTCTTCCATCTGCTCCAACGTCTTGGGTGGAGGTACAATGACCTGATCACCCGGCTTCCAATTGAGTGGCAGGGCTACCTTATACTTATCTGCGGTTTGTAGGGCCTTCAGAGCACGGATAATCTCTTCCATATTGCGGCCTACATTGAGCGGGTAGTACATAATGAGCCTTATTTTTTGATACGGATCTATAAAAAATACAGCTCGAACTGCCGCGGTTTCGCTTTCATTGGGCTGCAACATGCCATAGAGTTTGGCGACGTTCATATCGATATCAGCGATGATGGGGAAATCCAGATAGACTCCAGTCTTTTCTCTTACATTATTTACCCAGGCCAAGTGGGAGTGAATACTATCAATACTCAATCCCAATAATTTCGTGTCTAAAGCCTGAAATGATTTGTGTTCTTGAGCAAATCCACTCATCTCTGTGGTGCATACCGGAGTGAAATCGGCCGGGTGCGAAAACAGCAGTACCCAATGTCCGTTGATGTAATCGGAAAATTGGATTTTCCCTTGTGTGGTCACCGCCTCAAAGTCCGGTGCATGATCTCCAATTCGGGGCATTATTGTACGCTCTCGAGTTTCCATGATCAATTAGAATTGGAGAGGGCATTAATAATGTTCCAGGAATTATTGGCATTCTTAAGTACCACCAGGTTTCCGGATATAAATCGTGCCTGAATCTCAGGAATCTTCCGTAAGGGATCCTTATTGGGGATGATGTGTTTGGGTTCCGTTAAGTACTGAAGCACTTTACCGTCCTGATCAATAATGACTTCCGTATAGGTATAGCGTACCATATTCTTGTCCAACAAATCATTAGTGCCTAGAATTTCCTTAGTGAGGAGCAAGGCTATGGCTTTTCCCTGCTCATTGAAGGGAGTGGCGTTGAGGAATTGGGGGTTGATGACAGTTTTTCCCGTTTTGTTGATATACCCATACAATTCGATGTCATCCTCAAGGGTCGTGATCAAGGCTCTTTCACTGGCGAAGTAAGGAAATCCTTTTTCCTCATCGACCACCAGATCAGAGCGAAAGGGAATGACCAACTGAGCCTCTTGATTAATAAAACCCCAGGCTCCTCCTTTTTTAATGGCTGCTAGTCCGTTGTGAAAGGGAGACACCTGATCCAGGTTGTTAGGTGCCTGTGCGTGAAGTACGGGAAAGGCAAGCAGCAGCGAAATAAAGTAAATGAACGTTTTCATCGTGTTTTAATTTAAAAAAAATGTGAGGGTAAGGTAGCTCCCGCTGTCGGCTGCAACAATGAGATTCGTCATAGATGGGCAAGAGCCCTTGCTTTTACTTTAGCCCTCGTAAAATTGGCGTTTATGCGACTCAAAACCCTCCTTCTTACCGCGCTTCTTATGTTGAGTGTTCTCCCATTGGACTGCTATGCACAGGAGGCTTGGAACCTCTCTTTTTCACCGGCACTGAATTTTCCTATTTCCAAAGTGCAGGACGAACCGCTTCGAATTGGGAACGGTTTTGAATTCGGTGTAGACTATCAGTGGTCTGAACGTATTCAACCGTACGTAGGCGTGATCTGGAATCGTTTCGATACCGATGAAGACTTTGATGAGCCCAATATCCGCTATGTGCAAAAGGGGGTGGCTGTGGGTTTGAGATACCACTTTGCCTTAGCCAACGGTAAAGCTAAAATCTGCTTTCTCCGCGGAGGGATGGTTTTGATGGATTTACGAACGCGGAGCGAAGGTGGGGAATTTGACATAAACACCTCCTTCAATATCGGCGCACAATTTGGGGCCGGCCTTTCTTTACCTCTAGCTCATCAGTGGGCGCTTCGGCCGGAATTACGATGGACGCTTATCAATCATCAAGCAGATGCCCCTTTTTCATCGGCAGACCTAGACTTTAGACACCTTTCCTTGGCAGTGGGGCTCAGATACAGTTGGCAATAATACCCTCAGCGCTGCCGGATGCGCATTCAAGCAGGAACTGACCAATATCATGGTAAGGGTGCACAGTGCCACCTACTTTTAATCAAAATAAAGATCATGAAGGTAGTTTTCCAATACGTCAAAATGAAGGAAAGTGAAACGCTGAGCAACATCACCAGGCATCAGCTTGAAAAGTTGCACAAACGCTTTCCGTATTTTATGAGAGCTAATGTGTTTTTTAAGATGGAACAGGGCAATACCGATGCCATTCGGACCTGTGAGATCGAATTGACCGGTCCCGGACCCATACTCTTTGCCACCACAACGGCTGCCAATTTTGAACAGGCCATGAAAGAAACGGTATCCGACTTACAACGTCAATTGCGCAAGCGCAAAGAAATCTATAAACCCCATTTAAATCGATAACGATGAAAAAGATTCTAGTACCCGTCGACTTTTCCGAGCATTCTAAAAACGCACTTCAGGTGGCGGCCGCTTTCGCGAAGGCGCACCAAGCAGAAATTCTGGTCGTACACATGATGGGATTAAGTGATGCGGTCTTGACCCGAGACGAAGATCAGGAAATTGCCGAAGCCGTATTTCATATGAAATTGGCCAAGAAGCAATTCAGACAGTTCTTGGATGAAGATTTTCTAAAAGGAATTAGGGTCTCAGAGATGGTGCAGAATTACACGGTCTTTGAAGAACTCAATGAGATTGCCAAAGAGCAGGACGCCGACTTTATCGTGATGGGCTCTCATGGTACGACCAATCTTCGTGAAGAATTTGTAGGCAGCAACACCGAGCGCGTGGTGCGAACCGCAGAAGTTCCGGTATTGGTGGTTAAGAATAGCCTGGGCGATTTCGCCATTAAGCAAGTACTCTTTGCCTGCGATTTCAAAACCGAAAATGTGAAGCCCTATCGCGAGGCCATGGCTTTTTTTGAGGAGTTAGGTGTTCAGGTGCATTTGGTTTATGTGAATCTGCCCGCAGACCGTTTCAGAAGTTCCAAAGAAATAGAAGAACGCATGGACGATTTTCTCAAACTGGCAGAATTTAGTAAACCCACGTTCCGTAAAGAATTGGTGATAATCAATGGCTACACTATGGAAAGTGCCCTATACGACTATGCTGTGAAAGTAGGGGCAGACGCGCTGGCCATATCCACGCATGGCCGCAAAGGCCTGGCTCATTTCTTCAAGGGAAGTATAGCAGAGCATTTGGTGAACCATACGCAATTGCCCGTCTTTACTTTTAAAATGTAAGTCCGTTTCTCATTCGAACGTATGTAAAGCCATCTCCACCATCTGCGTGAAGGAACGCTCCCGCTCGTCGGCGGAGGTTCTTTCTTGGGTGACTAGCGAGTCGGAAATGGTGAGGATCGATAAGGCCTGAACCTGATATTTAGCCGCAATGGTATAGAGGCCAGCGGTTTCCATCTTTACGCAGAGTACCCCAAACTCTGCCCAGAGTTTGTAGGCTTCTGGATCGTCTTCATAAAATTCGTCAGTGGTCAATACATTTCCCGCTTGTATGGCAATCTGATTCGCTTCCGCGAAAAGAACCGCTCGTCGGAACAATTGGAA includes:
- a CDS encoding molybdopterin molybdotransferase MoeA; this encodes MITVEHALRILYEQELPASKRIKLAVNQTVGHVLAQDLTAPIDLPPFRQSIMDGYALHLNGSSQYKLVGEIQAGSSSTFALKLGEAVRIFTGAPVPESANAVIMQEKTKKTNNQIELLHQPEPGEQIRTAGSQIKKGSVPLQKGHVITPASIGLFRSLGLEQIEVSAPPRISILVTGDELVEPGMPLQPGQIYESNGQVLEAALKQFGIIPILKLKVKDTLKATRDTLKKALDQSDLVLLSGGISVGDYDFVGQALNELKVRELFYKVRQKPGKPLFFGRRKNQFVFALPGNPASTLTCFYVYVLPFLNRWQQVQSAGLLRIKLPLAAAFKNSFGRALFLKARIQDRKVHLLDYQSSATLITFAKANALAYIPESSTHCAAGSLVELLLLPYGSSN
- a CDS encoding sterol desaturase family protein is translated as MERYLRGFVEAILGTLDWTWKSIVFEVPWYTNYFWGLVIISLLVWALEIAFPWRKEQSIFRKDFWLDAAYMFFNFFLFAIVISGVYRILEIAFADLGVTAQSIALFNPDAWPMAVQLLVFFVVLDFVQWFTHILLHKYPVLWQFHKVHHSVQEMGFAAHLRYHWMENILYKPLKTFGVMILFGFEPAQAFIVHFAAIAIGHLNHANIKLTWGPLKYVLNNPVMHLYHHAYDLPPGTYGVNFGISLSLWDYLFQTNYLPEDSGRVKLGFPGDDNFPRDFLHQNTYGFRKEQKDQDQTGIGE
- a CDS encoding ABC transporter ATP-binding protein, with the translated sequence MKSVLRTKNINKFFESPKRFQVLKDVSFSIAPGEFASIMGKSGCGKSTLLYILSTLDTDYTGELYFNEELITGKRADELARIRNQSIGFVFQFHYLLAEFTALENVMLPARKRAQYSEEEIEHRAMEKLKALHIHDLALKKAYQLSGGEKQRVAIARALINDPAILMGDEPTGNLDSYNSENVFQIFRELSATQKLSLLVVTHDLDFAEKTDRIIEMSDGQILKT
- a CDS encoding MlaD family protein; this translates as MEKKSFRIRLGVFVVIGTLVLISALYFIGNRQHLFTQNITVHALFTNLNGLQLGNTVRFSGIDVGTVSDIVMQSDTLILVEMRIKESTREHLRKNAIATIASDGLVGNMLISILPADHSGPFISHQDTLATYSKIRTDDMLTTLNATNENAALLTADLLEITTAIKNAEGTLGMLIHDPTVANNLKQMVSNLNGATQEAKKVIREVQEFTSQMNQESGLLYTLTGDTLASRQFKATLANLEKSSHTIVQSTSIIDTLLRDMKTGRGALHYLTQDTVLVSRIRTTVDEVTSSSQKLNENLEAMRHNFLFRRYFKKQERAQKKDN
- a CDS encoding ABC transporter permease, translating into MIHSRLVLSIAKTHLLSKLKQTVTATLGVAFGIGAYITLVCFMTGLNTMLDDLILNQTPDIQIYNEIKPSEQQPVEKDPTYYGLNQIRSIRPKLSRKQIYNALPLLKNLNRDPDVVVATPQVRSPLFYISGDIQMAGTLTGFRVDDQLNHFNFGDYVVDGNLQSFDKINNGIILGYGIAEKMALRPGDRIQITTSSGGIHAMKIVALYRSGIAELDDVVSFVSLNTAQQVLGEANNYITDIQVRLKNIDQAYAYAQSIEARYEVTAVDINTANAQYETGTTIRNLITYSVSITLLIVAGFGIYNILNMLIYEKMNDIAILRATGFSGKDVQFIFLSQALIIGIVGGLLGLMIGLGLSVLIDNTPFNTSALPTVETYPVNHNPVFYAIGIVFAIGSTCVAGYLPSLRARRIDPVEIIRGR
- a CDS encoding efflux RND transporter periplasmic adaptor subunit, translated to MRIIYHLLLGSALISCQKEKDTITAEERPISESVYASVTIVPDSLYQAYAIVNGTIDAVYVEENQRVKPGDALFKIDNINSKMSVRNASLAVDLAFERYEGGAALLEDIEQQIQTAAFAVQLDSLNYERQKRLWEQRIGSLSKLENSALQLERSKSQWRALKNNYALTKAELQNQLEQARNNYQSARSIFNDYSVKSEIDGLVYSVNKKRGESVNPMEPLATLGSASNFLIRMLIDERDIVEINLDQQVLVALDAYPEQVFQAHVSKIYPQKDLTNQTFVVEASFVDPPKTLYSGMSGEGNIIIQAKEKAIVIPQAYVTPDCKVRTPDGLLTVQTGIETTDSIEIIEGLQPGDQLLKPER
- a CDS encoding ABC transporter permease; protein product: MMLDRGLRFFEEIGALSLFAQRYFKALFSRPFEFQELLRQCYAVGNKSLLLVGVTGFILGLVFTLQSRPTLQEFGAVSWMPSMVSISIVREIGPVITALICAGKVGSGMGAELGSMRVTEQIDAMEVSGTNPFKYLIVTRITATTLMLPLLIIFGDTIALLGSAFVENLKGGVSYTLYFNKVFDALSYTDLIPATVKSFFFGFVIGLVGCFKGYNCKKGTVGVGEASNAAVVYASMLLFIVDFIAVFVSDIFFEI
- a CDS encoding LysR family transcriptional regulator, producing MEVQIRNRVWLEMDGAKYMGKGHVQLLRAIQETGSLNGASKKTGISYRKTWRLINKINELSPREVVQLQKGGAGGGGARVTPYGLELLKFFERLLAQSEKELKALLALNQELWS